The window gtgtgtgtgtgtgggggagggtggggggtattGCCATTTGTTAGATTGTTAGATAGAAGGAAGCACATAAGGTCCTATAGATTTGAATACTGTTGAATGGTACAATATTGATATAATGACCTTCTGTGTGTCCAAAGGGAAGTGCCTTCCGTCCCCAGCACGCGTCCCCCAGGCCCCGGGGCCCTGCGGCCTCCATGGaggctctctcccccttctttaAGAAGAAAGCACACATCCTAGAGGTCCTGCGCAAGATGGAGGAGACGGACCCGCTCAAGTTCCACCCCTCCTCCGCGGGCCTCTCCTTCTGCGACTACAGCCAGGTGCTCATGTCCTCCGAGGCGGTGCTGGCTGGCGGGGAGCTGACCGTGCCCTGCCAGTCTCATCTCCCACACTGCCGATGCTCCTGCTCCGAGGCCGACAAACAGCCTCACGTCAACGGGGAGGTGGCCTCGGTGGCGTGCGAGGGCTGCCGCACATGCTCGGCATCCTGCAGGAAGAGCGTGGAGGGCCACGCCAAGTGCAGCCACGTCTGTAGCCCCGCAAAGGCCGGCTCAGCCCAGAACCCTGCTGCCCACACTGCCACGCCAGGTGAATGTCACGTCAACAGCACAACAGCCGAGTCGGGTCTCCCCGTAAAACAACCTGCCGCTAAAGAGCACCAGCAACCAGGAGGTCCCTACCTGTCGATCACAAGCACAGATCCAAACCCGGCCAATCCGAGTTTAGAAGACTGCCAGGTGGTGACCGGGTCAAagttcagagagacagacgaaGCACAGAACCCAGAGGAGGACTATGTGCAGGGGGGTCATTCAGACGAGGCTCCGTCCCTGCATCCCATCCCTGGAGAGGACAGCACGGTACAGGTGACGTACTGTGAGATGGAAACCAGAGTGCTGACTCGCCACATCCCGCTGGCCGCCGGCGCCGCGTCGAGCGAGGCGTCAGTCCCGGAGAAGGACGGCTCAGACCTGGAGGCGTCCTGCGGGAGGTCCAACGTCCCggtcagccccagcccctcctgCCTCAGTGAGGTCAAAGCTGCTGCTATTTCCTCCCCCTCCAAGCTGCTTAAGTTCCTGAAGATCCCCTCCATGGGCGAGAGGGCCCAGAGCGGCAGCCCCGTGCGGCTCAGCCCCCAGCTCACACGCACCTCCCGCATCCCCTGCCGCACCAACAACTACGAGGTGTACCACTCGCCGGTCCCCACACGCAGAGCCACCACCACGGAGAGGTGCAGGCAGCCCCCTGCCCCGCCCGCCAGGTCTGAGTCCTACCCGGCCACTCACtcagcccccacctcccctccccaggcagaggagccctgcccccccccgggtaactccagcctccccagccccaAAGTCAACCGGGCCTCCAGGCTGGGTCCGGccccctcttcatcctctccgcGGGCCTCTCAGCGGGTCCCTTACTATGAAAATGTCCCTGAACTCTCCGCCTccagccagcagggggcgctgggGAGCTGTGAGAACAGGACCAGCCTGCCTTCTCAAACCAAGCCCGGCGGTGGAGACAGAAAGCTTGTAAAGTCCCTTCCCGAGGGAGGTATGGTCAGTCCGCCTTATCAGTGCccctcgtcctcttcctcctcctcctcttccacggACTCGTCGTCAGAGCAGGAGGCGGATGTGGAGAGCCCGGCCTGGCACGGCCAACACAGCCTGCCCAACAACTCTGGCCTCCACAGACCCCAGGGAGGTCACAGTGCTAACTCCACCAGGGCCCCCAACAGAGCCCTGGACACAGAAGAAAGAGACTCGGTCATTGTGAACACCAACATCTCCCagggtcctcctcctccccccaagaGGAGTgacccttcctccatccccaaGAGGCCCGGCGCAGTGAGACAGCCCGTGGAATCTTGTCACCACACCTTCAAAGACCGACTGGCCGCTCTGGGAAAACTGAGGAGCTCCGAGGATTTACAAGTGGGTCTGCAGCCGGGCGACGTGGCAGACACCGCGCAGAGTGACGAGAGCTCGGTCGTCATTGGCGACGAGAGGAGTAGGGCAGCGGGGAAGCCACTGGATCATCATGTGGAGCAGCAGAAACACCCGAAATACACCGAATGTCTGGATGGGAAGCCCAAAGGTCATTTTCCGGGTGGTGGTTTGAAGCTCCCTGGAGCCTCTCTATCACATGACTCAGGGGTCAAACATCTGCCGTCTGGGCCCTCGGGCGCCAAGCCAGAGCATGATGTGGCCTCCTTCAGAGTAGCTGTAGCCAAGACAGACAGCCCTAAGAGTAAACTAGGCCTGCTGTCCCCCAACACAGACACTCCCCAGGTTCTACGCAACAACATGAAATGCCCAGGCTCCCTGAACCTCTCTTACAATAGTAAACCTGGACCTGGGACCCACAGCAGCgtcggccccagccccagcaaaGTCCCCCCAAAGTCCCCCTCCAAACCCTGCCAAGCGCCGTCCGTCAGAATGGGTAAACCCTCGGAAGCCCCGCGCTACTCCTCCAAGTCGGAGGAGCGCTCCAAGATCGGTggcaacaagaagaagaacCTGGCCTACGGAgacagcctccctcctcctccccccagacctcccacCGACACCGGGGAGGAACCTCCCCCCGTCCCCAGCCCCCAGTCGGCCATCGAGCAGAAGGTCATGAAGGGCATTGAGGAGAACATGCTCAAGCTGCAGGAGCAGGACCGAGGGGCACAGCCCCCCGAGGTCAAGCAGAAAGCCTCCAACGGCATCGCCAGCTGGTTCGCCCTGAAGAAGAGCAAGCTGCCGGCGCTGAGCCGCAAGGCGGAGGGCCCCAAGgccaaggaggagaagagggagtggAAGATCAACATCCCATCGGTGGGGAAGGACTCCAGGGTGGCGGCCAGGTGCAAGGAGGGCGTGGAGGGCCTGAATATTTCCACGCTGATGGAGAAGGCGGAGGGCCTGCGGAGggcgctggaggaggagagggcctaCGTGGAGAGGTCAGGCAGGGGTCACTCCTGCGAGGTGGTCATGGATCAGGCCCAGGGCCAGCTGGCCGTCATGTACAGGGGAGGGCGCTCCGACAATTTCATGCAGCAGTTGCTCAACCGGTGAGACATGGGCTTCcaagtacattcttttttttgttttgttttttacatttgacaGTCGCGTTATGCCTATCTTACATGAAATGTGTAGGTGTTaaagtgagtttgtgtgtgtgagcagagtgGATGGGAAGGATGTCGTCCCCAGCTTCCCGCAGAGACGTCTGTCGTTCGACTGCAAGTCGTCCAGAGCTGTTTTCAACCAGCAGAGCGACGGCAGCATCAGCCACACCACCAGCagagaggacatggagaagGTAGCTTCACTACCCCAGACATGATACATGCAGGACAAGGATATATGAGTGGTGGTACTGCTTACTTATAATGTTGTTTGTCTACCCAGGGATCAGATTCGATGAGCAACGTGACCTCAGATGAGATTCTAGCGGACCCGGTTCACTCCCAGCACTTTGCAAGTGAGAAGAACTATAAGTAATATCCCTGAGCTCTGGTTTTGCTTTAGGAgctatttgtttatttgtcttTGCTATAATCCACTTTTCCCAGGCTCTGGGGCCTCCACGTACACCCTGGACAGTGGCATTGGCACCTTCCCCCTGCCTGACTACAGCAGcggggcagcagggaggagcCTCTCCAAGGCCAGGGCTGGAGCCGACGGCCAGGCCGCGGGCTCCCCAGGCAGGTCCAACCGCAGGTCCAGGACTCTGGACAGGGACATGTCCACTCTGGAGGAATGCTACCCAGCACACAAACAGCTGATTCCCACCATCCAGTACGGCTGTGGGCTGGAGGGGAAGAGCCCATCCCTGATGCAGACAGCTGGTGTCATCCATGAAGGTAAAGACTTCTGAGAACGCCACCAACATCTGGGCATCCAAATCCGTTTGCCCTCTTTGCCTTGCACGCCTCCTGTTTTGAATTTGGGTGTAAAGGACATGGACTTGCGTGAAAATGTTCCACGGTCTGTAAGAATGTTTGCCTTGGCAACCACATTTACACCTGCAGATAAGGAAGCATATGGAGCCCACATGTTCACCCCCCGCTCCAAAACCTGGACCTTCCCCAGCCTGAAGACCCCAGCTGGCCCTGCAGACGTGTACCTGGccgtggaggaggagccagccCCCTATGGATCTCCCTTCAGAGGGGTGGGTTGATAGACAGAATCACTCGTCAACATTTGTTTCATTGAATAGCCGTTAGATTCATTTGGTGGCATTTCTGTTCCCTTTGCAACGTTCTTCCTGTGGATTGCATTATGCAAGATGTGGACATTCATTAATTCTGAATAGATATGTACATATTTAACCGCACAatgcattttgtattttttagagTCTTAAGCCCTGTGGCCCATCTGCTTCTCGTGCTGCCATGGACCCCAGCAGCCTGCCCGTGCCTGCCCAGACAGGCCTGAGCCGCCGGGGGAAAACTCGCACTCCAAGCGTCCCCGAGATGAGCCGGGAGGCGGGGCTGGAGCTTTTGAGGGAACGGCCAGAGGAAGCCCTGTCCCCCAGCCGCCCCCAGGTCCTAGAGACCCCAGAGTCGCTCAGTGACTCTCTTTACGACAGCTTGTCTTCCTGCGGCAgccagggatgatggagggaagatggaggcaagatggagggaagatggagggaagatggagggaagatggaggagggacagaAGCAAGTCTCTACTGTGCTGCTGCTCACCTTAACCCTAAAGGACACAGTATCAGACTCCCCTGAGGAGTCCCCTCACAATGCTCTTAGTCTTACCAGTTCCTCTTTCTGTGGACAGTTTAACTGGAAAGATAGACCTCTCCTCAGGATAGCTTATAAAACCCCAAACCAAAACCCAGAGGTTCTACAGACTTATTCGCTGTTGATGCTCAGTTATGGAATAGAATGGAATGGGCATTGACTGGACACACCCTGTCAGCCACAACATTTTATGACAATTCCGGACTGCCAAAATGCATGGGCCCCTTAACTATCGCACACACATTGAGTGTAAACAAGTTAATTAATGTTCTGACAGTTACTGATTAtgcctcattctttctctcttactctggCCCTTATAACGAGGGATCTTACgtacttttcttttttatgaATTCAACGCAGTTAATTCCAACTGTTCTCATTATCTTTTTAAACAGTAATGTACTGAAAGAATAGGATAAATATGACACATTTCCTTAATATGAAGCTCTCAAAAATGAATGTTTATGTCTGTGATTTTTCATTGTTGATTATACATCATTGTACATCAGTTTTATTGTATGAAAATAATTTGCTTATGAGGCTAAACATATTTCTCTTTTTACTGCCGATAAAGGATGTCTCATTTGTTTGCCTGTTTAAATCGTAATACTTTGAAGGTAATATATACCAGCAATAATATCATAGAAGAGAAATGGCTACACAATCTGATGAATATGTTTttctaatatttatttattttatgtgaCGTGAAATGTACATCATTTGTGATTATCATTTTGTAACATTTCTGTGAAAATGCAGTTCCCTAGCAGAAGTAGGTTATGTTGATCTTCGTCATATTGTCTCTGTTGTTTGTCCCCCTAGCTAAAATATCTGTACCAACGCCAGGTCTTCAACTTTCTCATTAAAACTGTTGAACTTTCTCATGCATTTGATTAAATTTACTTTTGATCTTAAAATGTATTCTTGATTTTAAGTGACTATAAGCATCTTATACAAGTCAAAACCTCATGAGAAAACCACAAAAAATTATTCACTTGCTTTCAACAAGTTTATTTGAGCAAATGTATCAAATTGCTAGATTTTTATAGTACATCAGGAAAATAAGTTTCACATTATACAGACTTTGAAGGAAATAAAATGTCACATTTGGCAAATGTCAACCTTTGTAATTAAAGGAAATGTATTCAATAAATGTACTTTGAGACCCATAGAATGTAGCACTTCTGATGAAACTTTCCACTGATATCTGCCTGGTTTTACTGGCTTTCAAGAGAGAAGACCAAAAAGTGCACTTGGAAATCTGCTGTGGGGTCATGGAAGGTGAGGGAGGTCATGGTTCTGACGAGACACATGAGTTATGCAATGGTACAACTATTACAATGCTGCTTGTAAAAATAGATATAAATTCTACATCTGTTAGATTTAAAGATGAATCTTTCAAATGGGATGTAGGATTAAGGACATCAATCACAGGCCAAAATATCAGGTAGAGCTTTGATAAAGATGTAATACAAAAATCAGAATATaatcaatataaataaaataatgattAATCTAAATAATTCTAATAGAAccctaaaaaaaaatatttatttattaagtggcacaaaaaaaaagaaagtatgTGTTGCTCCTCAACTTAGTGTCTTTTTAGAACACCAGCACCCTCTACAGGCCAAGCATCCTAACTGCTGAATTAGTAAGAACTCGTGTCCAATCAGGGCCGTTTGGCACACAAGACTATAAGTCCACATTTGAAACGTTTTGCGTGTTCAAATTCCTTTTTAAGTAGAAAGTTAATCATTAAAGTAGCAAGGCCAAATGAAGCAAAAAGAGACAGTGTTGCAGATATTGTGCCATGTTGTCACCAACTTTTTAATGTTGAACTTCCTAGGGATTTCTTTCATCTActtcttttcctttttcttgTCCTGGATGTGGACAAGGACAAATGTTACATCAGAACAAAATCTTAATACAAACCTTTGTCTTACTTCCACAAAGTAATGTGAAAGGCTAAACACTAACCCGAAAAGAAATCATTACCTTCTCGTTCATGGCCAGAATAACCATGAGCTTTCTGAAGATGGTCACAAAGTCCAGGAACAGGTCAACACAGTGCCtaacagaggagacagagaaacattaactttgtgttttttttttataatgctcaaatgtttttttgtttgtttgtttttttgcagtATACAGGATTACATGTTGCAGTAAATATGATGTACTAACTGGTGTTGACTAAGTTGACTaactacacctctctctccagcctcaccAGATATAATCCTTGTCTCCGTTTTCAGCTTTCTCAATGATGAGCTGAGTGTCAAACAGAACGAACCCACACATGATGACCAGCCCAAGGTACATGTGTGCCTGAGAACAGAGAACCAGAGTCACAAAGACATTCGACACCAGAAAAAATTGTACAGTATTAGTATGTTTAATGTCTGCTGCTTTGCATTTTGCACCTTCAGTGTTTGAACTCACAGAATGACACCAATGTTTCTGATCTAGTGTACCTTAAACAGCATGACGGATCCGAAAAACATGTTGACCACAGACAGCAGGAACATGATGGACAGCCCTGACATCAGTGTACCTTAGGGGAACAATCCAAAAAGAAGTTAAGGAACAAATGTTTGGGAATATCCGATTGAAATCATCCGAAACTGACAGCGTACACTAAAGAATATCAATCCCACACTGTCACATAGGAGCCATCAGTCACATGATCACTGATGTATTGTACATTGATGTATTGGTGCTGTGTGGACATCTGAAGGCTGTCTAATCTAAGAGACTGAGTGGTCCAGGGAGCTTGGTTGTCTACCTCCCAGGAAGAGGTAGCTCCTGCGTTTGGCATACAGGGCACTCAGGGTGAAGCACAGGAAGATGATGGAGGTTCCCAGGAAGGCGGTCACAATGATGCTGCAGAGACACCCAGACAATCTTTTCAGGGAAGTCTTTTTCCCCAATAGGTGTTCTTCCTTTCCACCATGTTTCTGCACAGACAGTGGTGAGTGCTCCTGGACAATTCCATGTTCGAGACTTGACATAACACAGCACTTTACCTTGGGTTGATAGCGATGACAAAGTCCATGGCAGGTCCAAGGCCAACGCCTggttgggagggggaggggaggtccaTTAGTGATTAGGCCTAGTCCTAGCCTGTGTCATCTATGTCCCAATCTGTTACACGCTAGCAATGGTGAAACGATCTCACCTGTGAGGAAGGCAAACCCTGCCAGGATGGCCAGCCTCTTCTTCTCCGTCTCAGAGCTGTGAGGTGTCATGGCCAACCAGAACATCATCCCCAGAGAGCCCAGGAGAGACACAATCCCCCCCTGAGAAACAGAGGGAAGATCTCCTTACTCAATCCAGTTCGGCTCACTACCAAGTCCAAGTACCATGTCCCACGCGGTCCCATGCTGTGGTGTTGTTGGACTACTGCGCTAACCTGAAACAAGCGGGTGACAACGTGGACATAGGATCCAGCTGCCGCCATGAACATGCACATCGCCAGGCTGGAGTAGACATTCTTCAGATGCACCTGGGTCGAGTGGGAgctggacacacaacacagagttCATGAGCACAACCATGGAGGCAAGTCCCACAAGGCAATACTGCAAATGACCCACAGCACACTCACATCTGGGAGAACTTGAGGAGGGCATCCAGGTTGATGCTGCGGTCAAACACATTCATGCTGACGCAGGTTGAGGAGCTCTTCACAGAACTTGGTTGGATGGAATCTGATAACAAGAAGAATGTAGATTGTTATATCGTCGTGACATTCTCCAGAATCATGAATAGCCCAAGCTTTCTGTTCCCTAAGCAGTTGGTTTAGTCACAGGTTGTTGTAGTAGTTGTCTGATGAGACTATATTCAGTATCTCCTTTTATGGAAATCAATGATTACTGGTAGAGAGGCAACTGCGTAGGGGATTTTCATAAGGAGATACTACTGGGCGTGTCGTCGACTCATTGCGTGACTGCAACAGGCTTCCAAACTGAAATAGAAAGCTAGCTTGTTGTCTGACCAAGGAATCTAATCGTCATAACAGCTGTGCATAGTTTAGTACGTTGGAACGTACTGGATTACGAAGTTAAGCGTGTACTACTAGTTGACACTAACTGGCTCGTTAATTGCCATGATTTAAGCAAAACAGCATGTAGCCAACCTAGCTCAGCTGAATTAATTAACCAGTGCCATTTGCTTCCTACATTTACAACTGTTTCAAGTTACTGTACCATGCCACTACACTAGCAAAGGCTAACTGTTTAGCTAAATAATTTACTACTGCATTGTACTAATCGTACAACTCATTGTGTTGTCAGTGAGCCTTGCTAAACTAGCAAAAAACTTATAATGTCAGTAGCGTTAGCTGCAGCCGTAGTAGCTGGCTAACACATAAGACTAGCTAAGTTAGCTAGACAGTTGCTAGGTAGCTAGCTTGTTTAGCTAATTGGACTAACTAACGCTGACAGTCTAAAacgcctagctagctaactgcttAAAACAACTAATAGACGACGTTTCGGTATTTCGCTTCGCTAAATACGATCCAGCGTCATTGCGTGATGCAAAACAGATATCCACCATTCTAGTAAACTTACTCAGccaatgtttttgtgtgtcgtCTCACCAGAAAACACTTTCCGATTTCGCGTTGCGTTCTCTTCCTGCTTGACTTTTTTGTTTGCAAACATTACGTGTCATTCTGGGATTGACGTGCTGATGTCATCGCAACAATTCTCTTCGGCCATGACGTCAAACATAGCTTTGTGAAGTTATCGGGGTTAATCTATGGATGTATGTTGTTAATTTCATAATCATTATAGGCTATCCCATCATAACATTATCTTATATGTTGTAATTAGTTAAGACCTGCAGAACTGCAACACTTTAAATGGTTGACTCGTTGTGACTCTTTAGAATCCaaccaaaattctgaaatgtgttggtatttcagaaaatgtgtttttgaaaacacacaaacattgacAGACCGGAAAATATAAGCTTTTATTTAGGCAAAATCTGTTCATATGCAATTACATCTGTTCTGATAAACACTTAAACAAGAAATACCCTCTCACATTGAACAATGTTAGTGGACTTTCATAAGACAAAACCAAAAGGAACACTGTCATGAACGAGTTAATCAAATTAACAGAAATATTATTTAACCTGATAGCTTTGGTTTCTCACAGCGTTCATTGACATCTTTAGTGGTAATACATAGTGTAAAACAAATTACAAGACATCAAAAACCAAACTTGATTGTACCATACTATGTAACCATTCAAGCCTTCAGAATTGTATTTTGTATTAAACAGACAACAAACAAGTGGGTGGTGTCATGATTTCATGTCCTAATCTTAACATACAGTATCATGGATAAGATTATTGCTTTAATGGACACCACTCAACTGCAATTGTCAGTTTACATCATTGGTACCAGCTCAAGGTTTTGGCACTGTGTTTGGTCCAAAAACCAACTCTGGAATAGGCAGAAGGCACACAAACAAAATCTGTGGGGTAGATTACTTGGTTTAAATAGCACAATGGCACCTGGCTGGGAGGGTTTTACACttcataatacaaataatagtCTTTAATGACAAACTTTTGTATTGTATAAACTGTACTATCCAAATGACAACGGGATAACTACACACATTTGAATCACGAGTGCTACACCCTAAGTTTTTCTTTACAGTATTCAACCACATTCAGCATGGCAGAGAATGAGCATTTCTATATAAAGAAGAACCCAATTTCTCTGTCAGAATTGGAAAGGCACAGTTGTTACTTCTGGCAAAGTCTAAAAAACAACGAGTGCAAGTTTTGCATTTggttaaataaatacagaattCAAATGGGCCTGAAAGTACAAATGTCACATGTagccaataataataatttgcaaTGAGCTGCCAATGCTCTCCAGTGTGTCTGCATTTGAGACAGTAAAATAATTCAAGTTGAAGAGTTTGGTCCTAAAAACCTGCCTAAACCAACTCCGGTCCTATACCAACTACTTGCCTAAATGATGTATGGAACAGTAAGGGACCCGTAACAAGTAGCACTATATTCCATGATTACAAATGTAGATTGCATAGTGGGGGAAAAACGATTCAGGTTAGACAAATCAAATTAAAAATCCTTAAATACACTAACTTTGGGAGAAAAGAAATAAGCAGACtgttctttttgttttgttccataaaggcacaacaacacaacattgtCCTGAGGTCATGTCAGGGCTGGCAGGCTTCTGCTTTGGCAAAAATAACCACATTATTACTCATGTTTACTGGAGTGACTACTGTGGGTCTCTACTGTGACTGTTCTCACTCAAGGCAGGCAGAAAGCAGCAGAGCAGAAATCTCCCAGACAGCAATAAGCCTATTAGAACATCCCAAGGATGCATCCTATGGTCATATCACATTACATGTTCCGAAAGATTTGCACATAGTAGTATCCTGGGACTTGTAGATATGCATTTGACCAtagaacacatttttttttttaaactaaatgaagagagagaactTGTAAGTTTTACCTTGAAACAACTAGGCAACAACAGTCTGATACTGGGCAAGTTATGAGGAAGAAAACGGCTGGCAGTAAAGGGTTCAGGGTTTCAGAGGCTGTGGAGCAGGAGGTAAGTTGATGGACTATGGACCCCGTAGCTGGTCCAGTCTGGCGTACACGTCTTCTGCCTGACTTAGgtcctcaaacacaggcaggaggTGGAGCAGCTCAGCATCCTCGACATCATCAAACCACGACACCACAGGGACCTGGGGAGACATCAACCACCAACTCACCAAATGCCTCATATGGACTCCAGAAGtggcaaaaagaaaaaaaaaacatgaaataaatgGGATGCTAACTTTGCAAAGCGATCCTATCCTATTACACACAACTAACTTTGAGGTTTTATACAACCAAACAACCTATTGAATCCTGAAAGAGAAATCGATTGGTATCTGTGGCAGGAGACTCACAGCATTCTCCGGGTGGAAGATATAAGAAGCAGGGGAGTTGTCCAGGATGAGGGTCTTGTGGAGCTCTCTTCCCAGCCTGCTCAGGTCTTTGACATAGCAGCCCTGATGGAAGACACAGGATTCCCGGAATAACCGGGTACGGAATACCCCACACTGGTCTAAGAGGTCCGTCACTGGGTCGGCGTACTaatggggggggcagggggggggggggaggaatcaTGGGATAGGcggaagggggaagagaggtaGAGGCAGTGGAAAGGGTTGGGCAGTTAAGGTTGAACTAAGGTCACCAAAGTACTATAACTTCAACAGGCTATATACGTATGTGCTGCAATGTGCTATAACGGTGGACATCTAAAACAGCTGAACAAAAGCTATCTATTTACGGTGGCTGACCGCATGTGAAGTGGACTGGTACATAGGGTGTCTATGGCATGAAGCGGGATTACTATTGCGGAAAGGAAAACAAGCACGAACATATTTCAGTGGAATGTTAGTAGCCTCATCAGAGGTTTCATTTGTGGGTCTGACTTAATGTACCTTGGCCAGGCTTGCAGTGAacagcacacactcaaacagctCTCCCATTCTCTGGAGGAACTCGTCCACATATGGCCTCTTTAGCACG of the Hypomesus transpacificus isolate Combined female chromosome 18, fHypTra1, whole genome shotgun sequence genome contains:
- the LOC124481044 gene encoding probable Bax inhibitor 1 isoform X2 — encoded protein: MNVFDRSINLDALLKFSQISHSTQVHLKNVYSSLAMCMFMAAAGSYVHVVTRLFQGGIVSLLGSLGMMFWLAMTPHSSETEKKRLAILAGFAFLTGVGLGPAMDFVIAINPSIIVTAFLGTSIIFLCFTLSALYAKRRSYLFLGGTLMSGLSIMFLLSVVNMFFGSVMLFKAHMYLGLVIMCGFVLFDTQLIIEKAENGDKDYIWHCVDLFLDFVTIFRKLMVILAMNEKDKKKEKK
- the LOC124481044 gene encoding probable Bax inhibitor 1 isoform X1; translation: MFANKKVKQEENATRNRKVFSDSIQPSSVKSSSTCVSMNVFDRSINLDALLKFSQISHSTQVHLKNVYSSLAMCMFMAAAGSYVHVVTRLFQGGIVSLLGSLGMMFWLAMTPHSSETEKKRLAILAGFAFLTGVGLGPAMDFVIAINPSIIVTAFLGTSIIFLCFTLSALYAKRRSYLFLGGTLMSGLSIMFLLSVVNMFFGSVMLFKAHMYLGLVIMCGFVLFDTQLIIEKAENGDKDYIWHCVDLFLDFVTIFRKLMVILAMNEKDKKKEKK
- the ctdsp2 gene encoding carboxy-terminal domain RNA polymerase II polypeptide A small phosphatase 2, whose protein sequence is MESSIITQVQKEDVQLSSKAGQVSRTSLKQQRSCNVFKSFFCCLRAQDGHKPPPPSHDALLESQDNGTVVKLSEASLLPEVTAQDQGKICVVIDLDETLVHSSFKPISNADFIVPVEIEGTTHQVYVLKRPYVDEFLQRMGELFECVLFTASLAKYADPVTDLLDQCGVFRTRLFRESCVFHQGCYVKDLSRLGRELHKTLILDNSPASYIFHPENAVPVVSWFDDVEDAELLHLLPVFEDLSQAEDVYARLDQLRGP